CGAGCAATTCTGCGTCCTCTTGCCAGACTGCTCTTCGGGGGAGCGCCTCCGAAGAACACGTAGGCGGCTGACCCCATCTCGTATGTCTGCTTGACCCGGTTCCCAATCCGAATTACCTTTTTCATGGAGCGGCTCCTTTGGTGTGTGGTTTGTGGTTGGTCGTGCTTCCACTTCGCCACACCCGGGGCCGCTTCGTCAAACTTCAACTAATTTCTGCACTCCGCCAAGTCAGTCGGTTACAGGAGGTAACACATGCTATCCATGAAACTTGTTGGGTTGTTAATTCTATTGGTACTGATATTTCCCCAATCGGCTCACGCCTATCTCGACCCCCGGACAGGGAGCTTGATCCTCCAAATCGTATTGGGGGGATTCGCCGGAATTGCGATTATCGTGAGACTCTTCTGGACGCGGATCAAGGGAAAATTCTGTGGCGCCAGCAGCAAGGGAACGGGTGGCCCTGGTGATCGGACCTGACATTGGAAGACGGGTCGGAAAAACGGGTCGAGCCTGGTTCCTTTAGGGACCGAAACGGGCGAGTCTTCTACCACGGGGGAAATGTATACCGGGGGTTGAGCCTGACCGCCCAGGAGAACTGGCAGTTGCTGGCCGGGACGAATTTTTTCCGTCGTTTCGTGGTGGAAGGGAAGTTGGTCCAGACGGAACGGATTGACCCTGTCCTGGAGAGGATTCAACACAAAGAGATCGAAGGGTGGCCGACGATCTTGCGGCATGAGCTGATCCCCTTCATTTCCTATCCGTATGAGTGGTCCTTCGGGATGTTGAAGGATGCGGCGCTCCTGCAACTCGAGTTGTTGGCTGAATCCCTCAAAGAAGGGATGATTCTCAAAGATTCCTCCTCTTTCAATATCCAGTGGACCGGGGCAACCCCGGTATTCATCGATATCCCATCGTTCGAGAAACTTGTTCCAGGGGAACCTTGGGTTGGATATTTCCAGTTTTGCCAGTTGTTCCTTTATCCCCTGTTTCTCCAGGCTTATAAAGATCTGGATTTCCATCCTTGGTTGCGGGGGCGGATCGACGGGATCGATCCGGATCAGATGAACCAGGTAATGTCCATTCGGGATCTGGTACGGACGGGTGTTTTCACGGATGTATACCTCTTGGCAAAGATGCAGGGGCGGTTCGGGGATACATCCACCAACCTTCGGGACAGCATGCGGGAAAGCGGGTTCCGGAAGGAGATGATCGAGGCAAATGTGCGGCGCCTGAGGAAAGTGGTACAGGGCCTCGAGTGGGGAAAGAAGCGATCCACCTGGTCTGACTATGTCGATGACCACAACTATACCGACTCGGACATGGGCCTGAAGAACAGGGTTGTGAAGGAGATCGCCGAATCCAAACGGTGGCGACTAGTCTGGGATATCGGATGCAACACCGGCACATTCTCCGATATTCTGGCCCAGAGCGCGGAATGTGTCATTTCCATGGACTCCGATCATTTGGCGGTGGAGCGATATTATAGGGCCTTGAAGGAGAGGGGATGCAGGAATATTCTACCCCTCGTCGTCAACATCTCCGATCCGTCCCCCGGCCTCGGGTGGAGAGGGGAGGAGAGGAAAACCCTCCCCCAGAGAGGCAAACCGGACCTGTTGCTTTGCCTGGCGCTGATTCACCACATCGTCATCGGGGCGAATATCCCGCTTCGGGAATTCATCCGATGGCTCGCAGATTCGACAGGGGCGACTCTCATCGAGTTCGTGACCAAGGACGATCCCATGGTAAAGAAACTCCTCAAGAACCGCGTGGACCAGTACGGCGACTATGAAGTGGGTACATTCGAAAAGATACTCGGGGAATTTTTCCGGATCGCAAAACGGATTCCCCTTGAATCCGGAACCCGGGTCATCTATTCCGCGGAAGGGAAACAATGATTCCGGCCCGCAAGACCTGGACGATCTGCATCCTATCCTGCTTCGTTTATGTCCTAATGGAGTGGCTGTTCTTCATCACCAAGCCGTCTTTCTTCTATAAGTTGAGCGCTTGGGAGACCATTCGGGTGTTGGCAGTGACACCGTTGTATTTCATGGGACTGTGCGTTCTCCCGTGGGCGGCGTGGGTCCTTGGCAAGAAGGTATTTCGAGATGCGCCCGGCAATAAAGCCTATTTTGTAATACCCTTGGTTGTGCCGTCCCTGGTCTTGGCTTCCACTGCTTTCCTTCTGTTCGACAACTTCACTTACACGCTTTTCGGGATAGGAGTCGAGTCAAACCACAGGGGATGGTATCTCTATGGGGTTATCTTTGTCCTTCTGATCTATCGGATAGGTTATGCCCTTGTGCAGGGCGCAGGGTGGAAAGGCTGGGAGCGAACACCCGGAAAAGTTCTGGTTACAGCCGCGATTCTCTTGATGTCGTCATCCATCGTGATCATGATATCAACAGCGGTGTCCCAAAGTTATCGAGTACCGGTTGCGCAAACGCGAAAAGGACAGACTGATCGAGCCCGGCAGTACAACATCCTGATCCTATCCACAGATGGAGTTGACATATCCCATATGTCGGCATACGGTTATCACCGGGACACGACCCCCAATATCAAGAAACTTTTCCCTCGATCGCTCGTATTCGACCGTCACTTCGTCAACGCCTC
This is a stretch of genomic DNA from bacterium. It encodes these proteins:
- a CDS encoding class I SAM-dependent methyltransferase, with translation MSLTAQENWQLLAGTNFFRRFVVEGKLVQTERIDPVLERIQHKEIEGWPTILRHELIPFISYPYEWSFGMLKDAALLQLELLAESLKEGMILKDSSSFNIQWTGATPVFIDIPSFEKLVPGEPWVGYFQFCQLFLYPLFLQAYKDLDFHPWLRGRIDGIDPDQMNQVMSIRDLVRTGVFTDVYLLAKMQGRFGDTSTNLRDSMRESGFRKEMIEANVRRLRKVVQGLEWGKKRSTWSDYVDDHNYTDSDMGLKNRVVKEIAESKRWRLVWDIGCNTGTFSDILAQSAECVISMDSDHLAVERYYRALKERGCRNILPLVVNISDPSPGLGWRGEERKTLPQRGKPDLLLCLALIHHIVIGANIPLREFIRWLADSTGATLIEFVTKDDPMVKKLLKNRVDQYGDYEVGTFEKILGEFFRIAKRIPLESGTRVIYSAEGKQ